A region from the Sutcliffiella horikoshii genome encodes:
- a CDS encoding YhcN/YlaJ family sporulation lipoprotein: protein MRKSLFTVTSAALLVGGLAGCGQNESATDNRYYEETRPIGYYTSEHNPYVNNDRTRREPEERGNARLLEDNDGPLNEILDRSVVYDESRVRRNKDNGVRNATNRNNGGMMDIGYDTPHYSRTDKNYHGHLNGIENVGNPSYYNNYDGKLADRIVKRASKVDGVDDARVLINGDEVLVAINPEDGTNDTRQLKREVRDAVEPLLKNKELRVAADPSVYSTVRSVDNDLRNGEWHLRDLDDTMRGIYRTMTR from the coding sequence TTGAGGAAGTCACTATTCACTGTAACCTCTGCGGCACTATTAGTTGGCGGTCTAGCAGGATGCGGCCAAAACGAAAGTGCAACAGACAATAGGTATTATGAGGAAACAAGACCTATTGGGTATTATACAAGCGAACACAATCCTTATGTAAACAATGACCGTACACGTCGTGAACCGGAAGAAAGGGGCAATGCCCGTCTTCTGGAAGATAATGATGGTCCTTTGAACGAAATTTTGGACCGTTCTGTTGTCTATGACGAAAGCAGAGTAAGACGTAACAAAGATAATGGAGTCAGAAATGCAACAAACCGTAATAATGGCGGTATGATGGATATCGGATACGATACTCCGCATTACAGTCGTACAGACAAGAACTATCATGGACATCTTAACGGAATCGAAAATGTCGGAAATCCATCCTATTACAACAATTATGATGGAAAACTGGCAGATCGAATCGTGAAACGTGCTTCGAAGGTAGATGGAGTCGATGATGCTCGTGTATTAATTAATGGGGATGAAGTTCTTGTTGCGATTAACCCGGAAGATGGGACAAATGATACACGTCAATTAAAACGTGAGGTACGGGATGCGGTTGAACCTCTTTTGAAAAATAAAGAGCTGCGCGTTGCCGCTGATCCAAGTGTGTACAGTACAGTCCGAAGTGTGGACAATGACTTGCGTAATGGAGAATGGCATTTGCGTGATTTGGATGACACGATGCGTGGGATTTATCGTACGATGACAAGGTAA
- the nadE gene encoding NAD(+) synthase, translated as MEEKIAKLVQWIQEKVKDSGLNGAIVGVSGGIDSAVVAHLIKRAFPEDSLGVIMPCKSDPKDQEYALEVIESCGISHTTIDLSETHTVLFSAMEKQLKEKGEWNEETSRLGDANTRARLRMTTLYAVANNYGYLVVGTDNAAEWHTGYFTKYGDGGVDLVPLVNFTKGEVREMAKVLGVPDSIINKPPSAGLWEGQTDENEMGTTYNMIDSYLKGEEIPEKDKQIIDRMHKRTEHKRQLAYGPPKF; from the coding sequence ATGGAAGAAAAAATTGCCAAGTTGGTACAATGGATACAAGAAAAAGTAAAAGATTCTGGACTAAATGGAGCAATTGTTGGAGTCAGTGGAGGAATCGATTCCGCTGTTGTCGCCCATCTAATTAAAAGAGCATTCCCTGAAGATTCCCTTGGAGTTATTATGCCTTGTAAAAGTGACCCGAAAGATCAGGAATACGCACTGGAGGTCATCGAAAGCTGTGGAATTTCCCATACCACGATTGATCTTTCTGAGACACATACTGTTTTATTTTCGGCAATGGAAAAACAGTTGAAGGAAAAAGGCGAATGGAACGAAGAAACATCCCGCCTTGGTGATGCAAATACGCGTGCGCGCCTTCGTATGACGACCCTTTATGCTGTGGCCAACAACTATGGTTATTTGGTGGTTGGTACAGATAATGCAGCAGAATGGCATACAGGCTATTTTACAAAATATGGAGACGGTGGAGTAGACCTGGTTCCACTTGTGAATTTTACCAAAGGCGAAGTTCGTGAAATGGCGAAAGTGCTTGGAGTACCGGACAGCATCATTAATAAGCCGCCAAGTGCGGGACTGTGGGAAGGCCAAACCGATGAAAATGAAATGGGTACAACTTACAATATGATTGACAGCTATCTGAAGGGTGAGGAAATTCCCGAAAAAGATAAGCAAATCATTGATAGAATGCACAAACGCACAGAACATAAACGTCAACTGGCATACGGACCTCCAAAATTTTAA
- a CDS encoding phosphotransferase, with amino-acid sequence MKSEMKDQILKVQKLMMKTDHPIFRDDFNRNRLFFRLAQETRLIIHSYSKIKNNLYKIQTEEGQYILKGYTEPGNLDSIIRFSQLLHKSGFHTGLMYEKFTDGQFLLFEQGLVWVLLKYIAPKRKFSFAKEKDREDGLIILRKFHQHSKTLLPNLLPDLPNENTVSKWQNRLRIFESHAPFLAKWFNPNVIGEIVYYSHLSLNKLAKDYVETEEVVLHGDVASHNFIRAADNKVYLIDYDLLSVGSAEWDFVQYASRILPFIKWNGSLFQLHSNLMEMGKDHPWFRTALAFPMDILREGNHFSKSVGDERMPNSFANLSYFISTWELRKQFLTNYNNLIQ; translated from the coding sequence ATGAAGAGCGAAATGAAGGATCAGATTTTGAAGGTCCAGAAATTGATGATGAAAACTGATCATCCGATCTTTAGAGACGATTTCAATCGAAATCGTCTTTTCTTTCGTCTCGCACAGGAAACAAGGCTAATCATCCATTCCTACAGTAAAATAAAAAATAATCTCTATAAAATTCAAACAGAAGAAGGACAGTATATTTTAAAGGGCTACACGGAACCAGGTAATCTTGACTCCATCATCCGTTTTAGCCAACTTTTACATAAGAGCGGTTTTCATACGGGGCTTATGTACGAGAAGTTTACGGATGGTCAATTTCTTCTATTTGAACAAGGGTTAGTTTGGGTACTGTTAAAGTATATTGCCCCTAAGAGAAAGTTTAGTTTTGCAAAGGAAAAGGACAGGGAAGATGGACTGATTATTTTGCGGAAATTCCATCAGCACAGTAAAACTCTCCTGCCAAACCTCCTTCCTGATCTTCCAAATGAAAATACGGTTTCGAAATGGCAAAACCGGCTTCGAATTTTCGAAAGTCATGCCCCATTTTTAGCAAAGTGGTTTAACCCTAATGTAATTGGTGAAATTGTATACTATAGTCATCTTTCATTGAATAAGCTGGCGAAAGACTATGTGGAAACAGAGGAAGTCGTTCTTCACGGTGATGTGGCAAGTCATAATTTTATTAGGGCTGCAGATAATAAAGTGTATTTAATTGATTATGACTTGCTTTCAGTTGGAAGTGCGGAATGGGATTTTGTTCAATATGCAAGCAGAATTCTTCCTTTTATAAAATGGAATGGTAGCTTGTTTCAACTTCATTCCAATCTAATGGAAATGGGCAAAGACCATCCGTGGTTTCGGACGGCGCTGGCATTCCCAATGGATATATTACGAGAAGGGAACCATTTTTCCAAATCGGTCGGCGATGAAAGGATGCCAAACAGCTTTGCCAATCTTTCCTACTTCATTTCTACTTGGGAATTGCGCAAACAATTTTTGACGAATTACAACAATCTGATACAATAA
- the safA gene encoding SafA/ExsA family spore coat assembly protein: MKIHIVQKGDTLWKIAQKYNVNFEELKKSNSQLSNPDMIMPGMKIKVPMAGVPVKKESQVMGVTKEAPKQVMGVQAPKAQHPYKEMPKKPAVKEQPVKEAQKTPYKPKMPQLKPYFPEVDVNNYLTVNVPHKQPNEKMPKMPNIKMPNAKMPNIKMPNVNMPNLGMANENMPVNIPKPKEESPESPEQVMGVQQPAMEECYPVSPVMPGSGLCPPPCPPKHHHHHHGWGPGWGGPGMGMPGMMPGMQGMGMPGMMPGMQGMGMPGMMPGMQGMGMPQMMPGMQGMGMPQMMPGMQGSQVMGVQQGEESPDVDYGQMQQQMMQQMQQLQQMGQMPNMSNEEMESAVMGVQDQMAQNGMQGMGMPQMMPGMQGMGMPQMMPGMQGMGMPQMMPQGMPMGPMGGYPCYPMGPAAPGSGFGQMDGGDQQQVAGASSGGDCGCGAPQGYRNDVPYGYAPYGYPIAPGYYNPQGYGYGVSNEERNEGSDFEGPEIDDEN; this comes from the coding sequence TTGAAAATCCATATTGTCCAAAAAGGGGATACATTGTGGAAGATTGCCCAGAAATACAATGTGAATTTCGAAGAACTAAAGAAATCGAATTCACAACTAAGCAATCCTGACATGATTATGCCTGGAATGAAAATAAAAGTGCCGATGGCAGGGGTACCTGTCAAGAAAGAAAGCCAAGTGATGGGTGTGACGAAAGAAGCACCAAAGCAAGTAATGGGAGTACAGGCGCCTAAAGCGCAGCATCCTTATAAGGAGATGCCGAAAAAACCTGCGGTTAAAGAGCAACCGGTAAAAGAAGCTCAAAAAACTCCATATAAACCGAAAATGCCGCAATTAAAGCCGTATTTTCCTGAAGTGGACGTAAATAATTATTTAACGGTTAATGTTCCTCACAAGCAGCCTAATGAAAAGATGCCGAAGATGCCAAACATCAAAATGCCAAATGCGAAAATGCCTAACATAAAGATGCCAAATGTGAATATGCCGAATCTTGGCATGGCAAATGAAAACATGCCTGTGAACATACCAAAACCAAAAGAGGAAAGTCCTGAAAGTCCGGAACAAGTGATGGGTGTGCAACAACCAGCAATGGAAGAGTGCTATCCTGTATCACCTGTAATGCCAGGAAGCGGTTTATGTCCTCCTCCTTGTCCTCCTAAACACCATCACCATCACCACGGATGGGGACCAGGCTGGGGTGGTCCAGGAATGGGCATGCCAGGGATGATGCCAGGAATGCAAGGAATGGGCATGCCGGGGATGATGCCAGGAATGCAAGGAATGGGTATGCCAGGGATGATGCCAGGAATGCAAGGAATGGGCATGCCACAGATGATGCCAGGAATGCAAGGAATGGGTATGCCACAAATGATGCCAGGAATGCAAGGATCACAAGTAATGGGAGTTCAACAAGGTGAAGAATCTCCTGATGTCGATTACGGTCAAATGCAACAACAAATGATGCAGCAAATGCAACAGCTGCAACAAATGGGGCAAATGCCGAACATGAGCAATGAAGAGATGGAGAGCGCCGTAATGGGTGTTCAAGATCAAATGGCTCAAAATGGGATGCAAGGAATGGGCATGCCACAGATGATGCCAGGGATGCAAGGAATGGGTATGCCGCAAATGATGCCAGGAATGCAAGGAATGGGCATGCCGCAAATGATGCCACAAGGAATGCCGATGGGACCAATGGGAGGCTATCCATGTTATCCGATGGGGCCGGCAGCTCCAGGTTCTGGATTCGGACAAATGGATGGCGGTGACCAGCAACAAGTCGCAGGAGCTAGCTCCGGTGGAGATTGTGGCTGTGGAGCACCTCAAGGTTATCGAAATGATGTTCCTTATGGTTATGCACCTTATGGCTATCCTATTGCTCCGGGCTATTATAACCCTCAAGGTTATGGATACGGGGTTTCCAATGAAGAGCGAAATGAAGGATCAGATTTTGAAGGTCCAGAAATTGATGATGAAAACTGA
- the nadA gene encoding quinolinate synthase NadA gives MNILDMVKKDNGLLPSKYRDMTTDEMRARVREIKEKLGDDLFIPGHHYQKDEVIEFADATGDSLQLAQAAAETTASYIVFCGVHFMAETADILTNESQVVVLPDMRAGCSMADMADIHQTERAWEKLEKVFGDTMLPLTYVNSTAAIKAFCGKRGGATVTSSNAHKMVEWAFTQKERILFLPDQHLGRNTAFDLGIPLEEMAVWNPITDELEYDGDPSNVKVILWKGHCSVHEKFTLGNIEQLRVDKPEMNILVHPECTWEVVQKSDLAGSTKYIIETIEKADAGSQWAIGTEMNLVNRIIQQHPDKEIVSLNPNMCPCLTMNRIDLPHLLWALESIENGEVINRIQVEQEVAQQAISALNKMLEHA, from the coding sequence ATGAATATACTAGACATGGTGAAAAAAGATAACGGGCTGTTGCCTTCCAAATATCGTGATATGACAACAGATGAAATGAGAGCAAGAGTGAGAGAGATAAAAGAGAAGCTTGGTGATGATCTGTTTATTCCCGGGCATCATTATCAAAAAGATGAAGTCATTGAATTTGCGGATGCGACAGGGGATTCCTTGCAGCTCGCACAGGCAGCAGCGGAGACGACAGCAAGCTATATCGTTTTTTGCGGCGTGCATTTTATGGCCGAGACGGCAGATATTTTGACTAATGAAAGTCAAGTGGTAGTATTGCCGGATATGAGAGCAGGCTGTTCGATGGCGGATATGGCAGATATCCATCAAACCGAGCGTGCATGGGAAAAACTTGAAAAGGTTTTTGGAGACACGATGCTACCGTTAACTTATGTGAATTCCACCGCAGCCATTAAAGCCTTTTGTGGAAAAAGGGGAGGGGCCACCGTTACTTCTTCCAATGCTCATAAGATGGTAGAATGGGCATTCACGCAAAAAGAAAGAATCTTATTCTTGCCAGACCAACACCTTGGCAGAAACACTGCCTTTGATTTAGGGATACCGCTTGAGGAAATGGCAGTTTGGAATCCGATAACAGATGAACTGGAATACGACGGTGATCCTTCAAATGTGAAAGTGATTCTTTGGAAAGGGCATTGTTCCGTTCATGAAAAATTCACGCTTGGCAATATCGAGCAACTGAGAGTGGATAAACCCGAGATGAACATTCTCGTGCATCCGGAATGTACGTGGGAAGTGGTGCAAAAAAGTGACCTCGCTGGAAGCACAAAATATATCATCGAAACAATTGAAAAGGCAGACGCCGGCAGCCAGTGGGCCATCGGGACAGAGATGAACTTGGTCAACAGAATCATTCAACAACACCCCGACAAGGAAATTGTCTCGCTTAATCCAAATATGTGTCCTTGCCTTACCATGAACCGGATTGACCTTCCCCACCTTTTATGGGCACTTGAATCCATCGAAAACGGCGAAGTCATCAATAGGATCCAAGTGGAACAAGAAGTAGCACAACAAGCAATATCCGCACTAAACAAAATGCTTGAACACGCTTAA
- the nadC gene encoding carboxylating nicotinate-nucleotide diphosphorylase, translated as MNTIMLQEMLRHFYKEDIGEKDLTSEALFDEKERGSGTFIAKENGIFVGEQIVQEAMRLLDPDVHVTLFKKDGDRLEKGEVIARADGKMRALLGAERVTLNLIQRMSGIATLTASAVSVLDSNHTKICDTRKTTPGLRMLEKYAVTCGGGYNHRFGLYDGVMIKDNHIEFAGSITNAVQRVREKVGHMVKIEVETESLSQVQEAVEAGADVIMFDNRTPDETKDYIQHVPKHIITEASGGINLTNIATYRDTGVDYISLGLLTHSAKSLDISFNVGAKGV; from the coding sequence ATGAATACAATCATGCTGCAAGAGATGCTGCGTCATTTTTATAAAGAGGATATTGGTGAAAAGGATTTAACTTCTGAGGCGCTCTTTGATGAAAAAGAAAGAGGTTCAGGGACTTTTATAGCAAAAGAAAACGGTATTTTTGTAGGGGAACAGATTGTGCAGGAGGCAATGCGTTTACTGGATCCAGACGTCCATGTGACTCTTTTCAAAAAAGATGGTGACAGGCTCGAAAAAGGGGAAGTCATTGCAAGAGCAGATGGGAAAATGCGGGCGTTACTTGGTGCCGAAAGAGTGACCCTGAATTTGATTCAGCGCATGAGCGGAATTGCCACGCTGACTGCTTCTGCCGTTTCAGTGCTTGATAGCAATCATACAAAAATCTGTGATACAAGAAAAACAACTCCGGGATTAAGGATGTTGGAAAAATACGCTGTCACATGCGGGGGTGGGTATAATCACCGTTTTGGATTGTATGATGGTGTGATGATTAAGGATAATCATATCGAGTTTGCGGGGAGCATCACAAACGCCGTGCAACGTGTGCGGGAAAAAGTCGGACATATGGTCAAAATCGAGGTGGAAACGGAATCGTTGTCTCAAGTGCAGGAAGCTGTCGAGGCGGGTGCAGACGTCATTATGTTTGATAACCGGACACCAGATGAAACAAAAGACTACATTCAACATGTACCAAAACATATTATTACAGAGGCTTCGGGAGGCATCAACCTTACCAATATAGCCACCTACCGGGACACTGGTGTTGATTATATTTCGCTTGGGCTGCTTACCCACTCAGCAAAATCACTAGATATCAGCTTTAACGTTGGAGCGAAAGGAGTTTAA
- the nadB gene encoding L-aspartate oxidase, producing MSSIQRDVIVVGSGLSALLTANYLSEHMNVIIFTKSSKNDNNSFLAQGGVACAIEHTDSWQLHYEDTLSAGCYHNEEDAVELLTKCGPGELQALIQNGMQFDRDGLGEYSLGMEGAHSKRRILHAGGDQTGKELMEWLQSRLSKKVLMVEHETVIKLHVQNDHCCGVQTLNSNGERTNYFASKVILATGGAGSLYPYTSNNESITGMALSLAYQAGATLTDLEFMQFHPTMLSVNGKAVGLVSEAVRGEGAFLQNGKAQRFMEYVHPMKDLAPRDVVSRAIFQELDNGEKVYLNISKVEQFEKRFPAITKLCTKHGVDLKANLIPVVPGAHFYMGGIYTNVHGETSLKGLYAVGEAACNGVHGANRLASNSLLETIVFSKALADHLLKEKILSHHLLWHKQPPEQLDMDLLQQRAVPLPSKEEIQHMMMKHAGIVRHEEGLLELKNWLELYQPYCKAITHLTDIFGIEEIETIHMLQLCYLITEAALQRKESRGAHFRSDFPIAKESWRQVRILHVQKEGSTLGKEKELDEYNHAARDAASFL from the coding sequence GTGTCTAGTATACAGCGAGATGTCATTGTAGTCGGAAGTGGACTATCCGCTTTGTTGACTGCAAATTATTTAAGTGAACATATGAATGTGATTATTTTCACAAAGTCTAGCAAAAATGATAATAATTCTTTTCTTGCACAAGGAGGAGTTGCTTGTGCCATCGAACATACAGATTCTTGGCAATTGCATTATGAAGACACGCTTTCAGCCGGGTGTTATCACAACGAGGAAGATGCGGTGGAATTGCTTACAAAATGTGGACCAGGCGAGCTGCAAGCTTTGATTCAAAATGGGATGCAATTTGATCGGGACGGTCTTGGTGAATACTCACTTGGCATGGAAGGTGCCCATTCCAAACGAAGAATTCTACATGCCGGTGGAGATCAAACAGGCAAGGAATTGATGGAATGGCTTCAATCGAGGCTGTCAAAAAAAGTTCTCATGGTGGAACATGAAACCGTTATCAAATTGCATGTCCAAAACGACCATTGTTGTGGCGTGCAAACCCTCAATTCTAATGGAGAACGGACAAACTATTTTGCTTCTAAAGTGATTTTGGCTACAGGTGGGGCGGGGTCTCTCTATCCTTATACCTCCAATAACGAAAGCATTACAGGCATGGCGTTGTCGCTTGCGTATCAGGCTGGAGCGACACTAACAGATTTAGAATTCATGCAATTTCACCCAACAATGCTTTCTGTAAATGGTAAAGCGGTCGGGCTTGTTTCTGAAGCCGTTCGTGGGGAAGGGGCATTTCTTCAAAACGGGAAAGCTCAAAGGTTTATGGAATATGTACATCCAATGAAAGATCTGGCACCAAGAGATGTTGTGTCACGGGCAATCTTTCAAGAACTCGACAATGGCGAAAAGGTTTATCTTAATATCTCCAAGGTGGAGCAATTTGAAAAAAGATTTCCTGCAATCACTAAGCTATGTACAAAGCACGGTGTCGACTTGAAGGCCAATCTGATTCCGGTTGTGCCGGGGGCTCACTTTTATATGGGCGGCATTTATACAAACGTTCATGGAGAAACATCGCTAAAAGGGTTGTACGCTGTTGGAGAAGCTGCCTGCAATGGGGTGCATGGGGCAAATCGGTTAGCAAGCAACTCATTGCTTGAGACCATCGTTTTTTCAAAGGCTCTGGCGGATCATCTTTTAAAAGAAAAAATCTTAAGCCATCATTTGCTTTGGCACAAACAGCCCCCCGAGCAATTGGATATGGATTTGCTTCAACAACGGGCTGTGCCACTTCCATCAAAAGAAGAAATTCAACACATGATGATGAAGCATGCAGGAATTGTGCGTCATGAGGAAGGGTTATTAGAGTTAAAAAATTGGCTTGAGCTCTACCAGCCTTACTGCAAAGCGATAACTCATCTTACAGATATATTTGGAATCGAAGAAATAGAAACCATTCACATGCTTCAATTATGCTATCTGATTACAGAAGCGGCCTTGCAACGAAAGGAAAGTCGCGGAGCTCATTTTCGTTCTGATTTTCCTATAGCAAAAGAATCTTGGCGACAGGTCCGGATTTTGCATGTTCAAAAGGAAGGAAGCACATTGGGAAAGGAGAAAGAACTAGATGAATACAATCATGCTGCAAGAGATGCTGCGTCATTTTTATAA
- a CDS encoding IscS subfamily cysteine desulfurase: protein MIYLDYAATTPMSNEALEAYQHVARNYYGNSSSLHDTGTTASDLLETCRGELARIISGKKEGIFFTSGGSEANLLAIRTLLKGCGHTGKHIITTATEHASIHTLCKTLEKEGYEVTWLPVDSNGIIALSQLKAALREDTCLVSIHHANSETGILQPLEAIGALLKEKNIHFHSDCVQTFGKIPIDVEKLHLTSLSISSHKIYGPKGVGALYIDPKANWKSIYEGASHEKGMRPGTVDVPGIASFLTAAQQMESSMHDIKEKFETMRIHFLRLIQQSWLPIEVEGEQVQGLPHILGLRLSGVEGQHVMLECNRKGIAISTGSACQMGSQSPSRTMIATGKTPDEAREFIRISFGKHTTLRDLDLAVEALKEIIEEWMKRSG from the coding sequence ATGATATATCTCGATTACGCAGCTACTACCCCAATGAGCAATGAAGCCTTGGAGGCCTACCAGCATGTGGCACGCAATTATTATGGAAACAGCAGCAGTTTACACGACACCGGCACCACAGCATCTGATTTGTTAGAAACCTGCCGTGGCGAGCTTGCACGGATTATTTCAGGAAAAAAGGAAGGAATTTTTTTTACAAGCGGCGGAAGTGAAGCAAACTTACTGGCCATACGCACACTTTTGAAAGGATGCGGACATACAGGAAAACACATCATCACAACCGCAACAGAGCATGCGTCCATTCATACACTATGCAAGACATTAGAGAAAGAAGGCTATGAGGTCACCTGGTTGCCCGTGGACTCCAATGGAATCATTGCACTTTCACAATTAAAAGCAGCATTACGGGAGGACACTTGTCTTGTATCCATCCACCATGCCAATTCCGAAACGGGAATCTTGCAGCCGCTTGAAGCGATAGGCGCACTCCTAAAGGAGAAAAATATCCACTTTCATAGCGATTGTGTCCAGACATTTGGTAAAATACCAATAGACGTGGAGAAGCTCCACCTTACAAGCCTTTCAATATCCTCCCATAAAATTTATGGACCAAAGGGTGTCGGAGCGCTATATATCGACCCAAAAGCAAATTGGAAATCCATTTATGAAGGAGCAAGTCACGAAAAAGGCATGCGTCCCGGTACAGTAGATGTCCCAGGAATCGCTTCTTTCCTGACTGCTGCCCAACAAATGGAGTCCTCCATGCATGATATAAAAGAAAAGTTTGAAACGATGCGCATCCATTTTCTGAGACTGATTCAGCAATCTTGGCTTCCAATTGAAGTGGAAGGAGAACAGGTTCAGGGACTGCCACATATTCTCGGCTTGAGACTATCCGGTGTCGAAGGACAGCACGTGATGCTGGAATGCAACCGAAAAGGTATTGCTATTTCTACAGGAAGCGCCTGTCAAATGGGATCCCAATCCCCTTCCAGGACAATGATTGCCACCGGAAAAACACCGGATGAAGCACGAGAATTCATTCGCATATCATTTGGAAAACACACCACCCTCAGAGATCTTGACCTTGCTGTAGAGGCTCTAAAGGAAATTATAGAAGAATGGATGAAAAGGAGCGGCTAA
- a CDS encoding transcription repressor NadR: protein MTQEKKVLGEERRNLLLHWLQTEDKPLTGGELAGRTNVSRQVIVQDISLLKAKNEPILATSQGYVYMKPFGEQVKKERIIVSFHEPHRTKEELYILVDHGVTVKDVRIEHPVYGDLHASVMVSSRAEVDAFIRKIKQTNASYLSQLTDGTHLHTIEADSEEKLDAACAALKEAGMVVE, encoded by the coding sequence ATGACGCAAGAAAAGAAAGTACTAGGAGAAGAACGCAGAAACCTCCTTTTGCACTGGCTGCAAACCGAAGATAAACCATTAACCGGCGGAGAGCTGGCAGGACGAACCAATGTAAGCAGACAAGTCATCGTCCAGGACATCTCCCTCTTAAAGGCAAAAAACGAACCGATTCTTGCAACAAGTCAAGGCTACGTTTACATGAAGCCGTTCGGCGAACAGGTAAAAAAAGAGCGAATCATCGTGTCCTTCCATGAGCCACACCGGACGAAGGAAGAACTGTATATTCTCGTGGATCACGGCGTGACAGTGAAAGACGTAAGGATCGAGCACCCTGTCTATGGCGATTTACATGCCTCTGTCATGGTGTCCAGCCGCGCGGAGGTGGACGCTTTTATTCGCAAAATAAAGCAAACTAATGCATCATACTTGTCGCAGTTGACCGATGGTACGCATTTGCATACGATTGAGGCGGATTCTGAGGAGAAGCTTGATGCAGCATGTGCGGCGTTGAAAGAAGCTGGGATGGTTGTGGAGTAG
- the pheA gene encoding prephenate dehydratase, whose amino-acid sequence MTRIGFLGPKATFTDMAVTKFFPESFKKAFSTIPECMDAVLEGKVDMAVVPLENAIEGSVNVTLDYLIHDCPLPIVGELTIPISQHLLVHPDHIKNGGELEVIYSHSHAIAQCHKFLHKKYPNAVYETTSSTAAAAKLISDHRLSQKAACIANSLAAKEYNLSVLQENIHDYDNNHTKFIILHRDETVMLHNEVYDNVGEKTTLMVSLPTDQSGALHQVLSVFAWRKLNLSKIESRPMKTGLGNYFFIIDINEEVEHPLIPPAIEELEALGCSVKVLGRYNSYLLR is encoded by the coding sequence ATGACAAGAATTGGATTTTTAGGACCGAAAGCAACTTTTACCGACATGGCGGTAACAAAATTTTTTCCAGAGTCTTTTAAAAAGGCATTTTCTACCATTCCTGAATGCATGGATGCAGTGTTAGAGGGAAAAGTCGACATGGCGGTCGTCCCGCTTGAAAACGCAATTGAGGGGTCAGTAAATGTGACGCTTGATTACCTTATTCACGATTGTCCCTTGCCAATAGTGGGGGAGCTGACCATTCCAATCAGCCAGCATTTATTAGTACATCCTGATCATATAAAAAATGGCGGAGAGCTGGAAGTGATCTATTCCCATTCCCATGCGATCGCCCAATGCCATAAATTTTTACATAAGAAATATCCAAACGCAGTTTATGAAACCACTTCTTCCACTGCAGCTGCCGCAAAACTGATTTCAGACCACAGACTTTCCCAAAAGGCAGCCTGCATTGCAAATTCGCTTGCTGCTAAAGAATATAACTTAAGTGTGTTGCAGGAAAATATCCACGACTATGACAACAATCACACCAAATTTATTATTCTGCATCGTGATGAAACGGTGATGCTACATAACGAGGTTTACGATAATGTTGGTGAAAAGACTACCCTGATGGTGTCGCTTCCCACTGACCAATCCGGTGCCCTTCATCAAGTTTTATCCGTATTTGCATGGAGAAAACTGAACCTGTCGAAAATCGAATCCCGCCCAATGAAAACGGGTTTAGGTAATTATTTTTTCATTATTGATATTAATGAGGAAGTGGAACATCCGTTGATCCCGCCGGCAATTGAGGAGCTTGAGGCATTGGGATGTTCGGTGAAAGTGTTGGGGAGATATAATAGTTATTTGCTGAGGTAG
- a CDS encoding ACT domain-containing protein, giving the protein MLEEKFFLVREDVLPEAMKKSIEVKEMLARGKVDSIAEAVQKVDLSRSAFYKYRDTVFPFHTMVKEKIMTLFFHLEDQTGALSQLLATVATVGCNVLTIHQTIPLQGKANVTLSLDMSGLKGDINALLSMLKRLEFVDKVEILGTGA; this is encoded by the coding sequence ATGTTAGAGGAGAAGTTCTTTTTAGTGCGGGAGGATGTCCTGCCAGAAGCGATGAAAAAGTCGATTGAAGTAAAAGAAATGCTTGCACGCGGGAAAGTGGATTCTATTGCGGAAGCTGTTCAAAAGGTAGACCTCAGCCGCAGTGCCTTTTACAAATATCGCGATACCGTTTTTCCGTTTCACACGATGGTAAAAGAAAAAATCATGACTTTATTTTTTCACCTGGAAGATCAAACAGGAGCGTTATCACAACTTCTTGCAACAGTTGCAACGGTCGGCTGCAACGTGTTGACCATTCACCAGACTATCCCGTTGCAAGGGAAGGCAAACGTGACCCTTTCGCTTGATATGTCTGGGCTAAAAGGGGATATCAACGCTTTACTTTCGATGCTGAAGCGATTAGAATTTGTAGATAAAGTAGAGATCTTAGGGACAGGCGCTTAA